The bacterium genomic sequence AAGAAATCGTGCCTCCACTTATTGTAGTGGCGGCTTCAGCGTGCAGGGCGAGCAGACCGAATGCAAGTAGGAAGAGAAAAGAAACTTTAGAATTAAATAGTTGATGCATGTTCTATCTCAGCTTGGATTGAACGGTTTTGTTTTCGATTTTCAGGCGAAAAGAATTTGCTGCGACCGGGCCCCAGGTCGATGCCCAGTTCACTGCCACTACGTGATCTCCGGGCTTCAACTTATCGATCGGGATTTCTATTTCGAAAGGGGAAACAGGGTTAGGGATCTCGTGCACATTTTTTCCATCTACAAAGACCGCAATGAATCCCGGTTGTTTTGTAAAATTTGCCGCGTTTGCGCCGGTAATTTCTCCGGACACCTGGATCGTTGGTCGATTCGTTTGCCAGGATTGATCGAGTTTGTTTTTCGCAGCGTTTAAAATGTTAAGTTTCATCGTAGGCGAAATGTCATCCAGTGTTCTCAGTCCCTTGTGGTGATGATGGTGATCGGTACGGGCCGTAAAGAAGGATTGTCCTTTGCGCTGACTGACCCAGTCCAGGAATTTGCGATTACGATTCCCGTAGGTGATGATGGAGTTTTCACAAAGGGGTGTTGCTGCAATCCCCACGATGAAGTTTTTCAGCTCCGACACACGAATCGTGCCAGATTCATCCATCAGGTCCCATGTTTCTACGATCGCTCCGGCGGGTCGTGGTTCGCGGTTTACCAGTGTACGGAGGACAAAATCAACTTGCTTTTTCGTGACCGGATCGATGTATCCAATTCCGGCCTGAAGATGCACTCTCGAAGGGGAAGGAAGTCGATAAGAAAGGATTCCATCCTGTCTGCTGAATTTGGCTTCTCGAATCGAAATCATGTCGACAATCGAATCGGCAGGGAAATACATGTGCCTCTTCCCATCGGCAACCAATGCGATTCTCAGCGAATAGGCTTCATTCGCGACAATCGAGCCTTCTTTATCAAATCCATTCCATGTAAAGGAAACTTTCTGATTTGCGGTTACTTCCTGCTTATCAAACTCCCGAATCGGGTAGCCATCTCGATCTATGATCATAAGAGACAGGATCCCGGGGTGATCTACTTCAGCAGTGATTTCCACCTTTTGGCCTTCAGAAGGATTGAATGAAGGCGGAGAAACTGAAACCCTTCTAATAGCCGATGGATCGGCAAGGGCTAATGCAGTTATGAAAAAGAGTGATAGTGAAATCGAAAATATTCTCATGGTTACAAATCCTTTTGTTCTTGTTCGGTGTTCAGTTTTCATTTCAGTTAAAACCGCTACAGCAATCGGTGTGCCACACGAAATGTCTTTCATGTTCCTCGAGACGTCTCCTTTGAACGATGTCTTTTTGTTGAATTGAATGCTGAAAACGCGCTGAAAGCATGCTGAAAATGCTGAAAGTAAAAGACCCTCAAACTGCTAAATTGTTCGGTTTAGATTTTTGCCCGGCGGGAAGTTTTTAGCTCACCCTGCTTCGCAAATGTCAAACGCGTCGCATAAAAGCAATTACTGTGCCAATGACGAGATTCTTTGAAGTGGCGATGAATCGTTGGAAAAAGTGAGAGGACGGCGATACAGAATCTGTAACAACGGTGTGCATTTCTTCGCACAGGAAGGGTTTGTTGACAAAAACTACACACATTGTACGATTTGTTGTTTGTTTCAAAAAAAAATCCAAATTCAGCAGACCAAGATAAGTGTAGCTTGACGATGATGACTCGCACGTTGTTCGAAAACTTGATTTTGTTGACAAAAACTACTACTGCAGACGAAGTGACAAATAGTCGCTCCAGTGTTTGTGTTTTCGCGCCCGTTTAATGATTATTCCTTTTTTCTTTCTCTTATTTCAACGTCAGAGTTACCAAGCTTCCTTGGCTCACGGATGCAGCACGACTTTGCTTACCTGGCGGTGTAATATACGTTCATGCAATTCTTCGTGACCGGTTGTGCGGGATTTATCGGAAGCCATATTGTCGACCGTCTCCTGCAGGAGGGTCATTACGTGACCGGAATAGACAATTTTTCGACCGGACAACATGAGTTCCTTGAGCAGGCGCACAAATCAAACAGGTTCACTCTGATCGAGGCCGACGTGATGGACGCTCAGAAATTGCAGGATGCAATGAAAGGAGCTGATTTTGTAATTCATTTTGCTGCCAATGCCGATGTGCGTTTTGGCCTGGAACACCCGTGGAAAGATCTGGAGCAGAATACGATCGCTACTTTTCATGTGCTGGAAGCGATGAGATCGAATAGCATTCGGCGAATCGCTTTTGCCTCCACCGGATCGATTTATGGCGAACCCGAAACTTTTCCTACTCCGGAGCATGCTTCGTTTCCGGTTCAAACCTCGCTCTACGGCGCTTCCAAACTGGCATGTGAAGGAATGATCGAAGCATACTGCGAAGGTTATGATTTCCAGGGATACATCTTTCGCTTTGTCTCCGTGCTCGGAGAGCGGTATACACACGGGCATGTCTTCGACTTCTACAACCAGCTGATGCAGCATCCTGATCATTTGAATGTTCTTGGAAACGGAAAGCAACGAAAGTCGTACATGTACGTGCAAGATTGTTTGGATGCTATATTGATTGCAATTGAAAAGGGTCGTGAGAAAGTGAATATTTTCAACCTGGGAACGGATGAGTATTGCACCGTGGATGATTCGATCGGATGGATATGCGAGGCTCTGGACCTCCATCCTGAGCGGATCTACTCCGGTGGCGAGCGAGGCTGGATAGGCGACAGCCCGTTCATTTTTCTTGATTGCGCAAAAATCCGCAGTCTCGGATGGAATGCCAGACTTTCAATTCGCGAAGGCGTCAAACTGACTGTGGATTACCTCAAGAAAAATACCTGGATCCTGGAACGAAGGTAACTGGAATGTACAAAAGTCGTGTTGCTTTGTTTCTCCCCCTTATATAAGGAGGGGAAATCCGAGCAACGCACAAATAGGGCACTGACAAGGTAACTGGAATTGATCATTACAAGAAGTCCGTTGAGAATCTCGCTGGGAGGGGGAGGCACCGATTTGCCATCTTACTACCGGGAACATGGCGGGTTTGTTCTGGCAGCCGCGATCGATAAATACGTCTACATAACACTCCATCACAGTTTTGAAGCTGAGTTCATCATCAAGTACTCAAAAATGGAGCGCGCGCAGACCATTCAGGAGATCAATCATCCTTTGATTCGCGAAGCACTCAAACTTACAAACGTTCAAAGGACCGGTCTGGAAATTACCAGTATGGCGGATATTCCTGCAGGAACAGGACTCGGTTCTTCCGGAAGTTTTCTTACTGCGCTTCTGAAAGCTCTTCACATGCATCAAAAAAATCTCGTTCACCCTCAAGAAGTCGCCGATCAAGCCTGCCGTATTGAAATCGATATTCTTAAGGAGCCGGTCGGTAAGCAGGATCAGTACATCTCCGCGTACGGTGGAGTGACTTTCTTTCAATTTTTGCAGGATGACCGGGTAGTTGCTTCTCCGATGCAATTTAAAACGGATGTGTTGTATAACCTGGAAGATAACCTGATGCTTTTCTTCACCGGTTATTCGCGGTCCGCTTCCGAAATACTCAGGGAACAGGACACGCGAAGCAAAGAAAAGGATCAGCGGATGGCGGAGAATCTGCATTTCATTAAGAAGTTGGGTGAAGGAAGCAAGCGCGCATTGGAATCAGGAGATCTGAACCTTTTCGCGGATCTGATGAATGTGCACTGGAAGCACAAGAAGCAACGTTCTCCGCAAATGAGCAATGACCGGATTGACGAATGGTACGATTTGGGATTGCGAAACGGCGCTCTGGGCGGCAAACTCATCGGCGCGGGGGGAGGCGGCTTTTTAATGTTTTACGCCGAAGACAGGGTTCGTCTCCGGCGCGCCATGACAGACGCTGGGTTGGAAGAAGTGAGATTCCGTTTTGATTTTGAAGGGACCAAAGTAATTGCGCAGTCATGAAAGATCCAACAGTTGCCATCCTGGCTGGCGGTCTTGCCACACGTTTACAGTCCATAACTCAGAACATTCCCAAAGCGCTCATTGAAATCGAAGGGGAGCCGTTTCTCGTTCATCAACTGCGGTTGTTACATCACCATGACATCCGCC encodes the following:
- a CDS encoding galactokinase, producing the protein MIITRSPLRISLGGGGTDLPSYYREHGGFVLAAAIDKYVYITLHHSFEAEFIIKYSKMERAQTIQEINHPLIREALKLTNVQRTGLEITSMADIPAGTGLGSSGSFLTALLKALHMHQKNLVHPQEVADQACRIEIDILKEPVGKQDQYISAYGGVTFFQFLQDDRVVASPMQFKTDVLYNLEDNLMLFFTGYSRSASEILREQDTRSKEKDQRMAENLHFIKKLGEGSKRALESGDLNLFADLMNVHWKHKKQRSPQMSNDRIDEWYDLGLRNGALGGKLIGAGGGGFLMFYAEDRVRLRRAMTDAGLEEVRFRFDFEGTKVIAQS
- a CDS encoding NAD-dependent epimerase/dehydratase family protein; this translates as MQFFVTGCAGFIGSHIVDRLLQEGHYVTGIDNFSTGQHEFLEQAHKSNRFTLIEADVMDAQKLQDAMKGADFVIHFAANADVRFGLEHPWKDLEQNTIATFHVLEAMRSNSIRRIAFASTGSIYGEPETFPTPEHASFPVQTSLYGASKLACEGMIEAYCEGYDFQGYIFRFVSVLGERYTHGHVFDFYNQLMQHPDHLNVLGNGKQRKSYMYVQDCLDAILIAIEKGREKVNIFNLGTDEYCTVDDSIGWICEALDLHPERIYSGGERGWIGDSPFIFLDCAKIRSLGWNARLSIREGVKLTVDYLKKNTWILERR